One part of the Candidatus Binatia bacterium genome encodes these proteins:
- a CDS encoding DUF1801 domain-containing protein encodes MKRSGTDKAATEGEFAPELITKRIEELGDWRGEALARIRKLIKEADHEIVEEWKWRGTPVWSHDGIVCTGETYKNVVKMTFAKGASLKDQSGLFNSSLEGNVRRAIDFHEGEKINATALKALIREAVALNFAGSKPAGKNR; translated from the coding sequence ATGAAGCGTTCCGGCACGGACAAGGCCGCTACGGAGGGCGAATTCGCCCCCGAGCTCATCACGAAACGCATCGAAGAGCTGGGCGACTGGCGCGGCGAGGCGCTCGCGCGGATTCGCAAACTGATCAAGGAAGCGGACCACGAGATCGTCGAGGAGTGGAAGTGGCGGGGAACGCCCGTCTGGTCTCATGACGGCATCGTCTGTACGGGCGAGACCTACAAGAACGTCGTGAAGATGACGTTTGCCAAGGGCGCGTCGCTCAAAGACCAGTCGGGCCTCTTCAATTCCAGCCTCGAAGGCAACGTGAGACGCGCCATCGATTTCCACGAGGGCGAAAAGATCAACGCGACGGCGTTGAAGGCGCTGATCCGCGAGGCCGTGGCGCTCAACTTCGCGGGCAGCAAACCCGCCGGCAAAAATCGCTGA
- a CDS encoding SRPBCC family protein, whose translation MSTHTIRLHRVLRTSPDKVYRAFLDADAMCKWLPPNGFTAKMHHQEPKVGGTFRMSFTNFTTGNGHSFGGSYLELVPGERIRYSDRFDDPNLPGEMIMTATLKQVSCGTELSITQEGVPAAIPAEACYLGWQESLDQLARLVEPEIPD comes from the coding sequence ATGTCCACACACACGATCCGCCTCCACCGGGTTCTTCGCACCAGCCCCGACAAGGTGTACCGCGCGTTCCTCGACGCCGATGCCATGTGCAAATGGCTTCCGCCAAACGGATTTACTGCGAAGATGCACCATCAGGAACCGAAGGTCGGCGGCACTTTCCGGATGTCGTTCACGAACTTCACGACCGGAAACGGCCACTCTTTCGGCGGCAGCTATCTCGAGCTGGTGCCGGGCGAGCGCATCCGTTACTCCGACCGCTTCGACGACCCCAACCTGCCCGGTGAAATGATCATGACCGCGACGCTGAAACAGGTGTCCTGCGGCACCGAGCTCAGCATCACCCAGGAAGGAGTTCCGGCAGCGATTCCGGCGGAGGCGTGCTACCTCGGCTGGCAGGAGTCGCTCGACCAGCTCGCCAGGCTCGTCGAACCAGAAATTCCCGATTGA